One genomic region from Arthrobacter sp. FB24 encodes:
- a CDS encoding pyridoxal phosphate-dependent aminotransferase — MRPMQHSSKLQNVRYELRGPILQAAKEMEAEGHRILKMNLGDTAPFGLETPESVVVDMIHHLRGAQGYSDSKGIFSARTAISQYYQTRGLMQIGVEDIFIGNGVSELISMCLQAFMEDGDEILIPAPDYPLWTAAVTLTGGKPVHYLCDEDEHWWPDMADVEAKITKRTKAIVIINPNNPTGAVYPRHVLEQFAALARKHHLVLFSDEIYEKILYEDSQHIHTASVAEDICVLTFSGLSKAYRMPGYRAGWVAVTGPLAATLAYREGLELLASLRLCPNVPAQHAIQTCLGGYQSIEALVRPGGRLREQRDRAHKLLTAIPGVTCVPAAAAMYLFPRLDPELYPFKSDEQFVLDLLREQKILVSHGTAFNWPRPDHFRFVILPSVEDIEEAVRRIAAFLASYRTGVVDDA; from the coding sequence ATGCGTCCCATGCAGCACTCCAGCAAACTCCAGAACGTCCGCTATGAACTCCGCGGACCCATCCTCCAGGCCGCGAAGGAGATGGAAGCCGAAGGGCACCGGATTCTCAAGATGAATCTGGGTGACACCGCGCCGTTCGGACTGGAGACTCCCGAGTCCGTGGTCGTGGACATGATCCACCACCTGCGCGGGGCCCAGGGCTACAGCGATTCCAAGGGCATCTTCTCTGCGCGCACGGCCATCTCGCAGTACTACCAGACCCGCGGCCTGATGCAGATCGGCGTCGAGGACATCTTCATCGGCAACGGCGTCAGCGAACTCATCTCCATGTGCCTCCAGGCCTTCATGGAAGACGGCGACGAAATCCTGATTCCGGCGCCCGACTACCCGCTGTGGACGGCGGCCGTCACGCTGACCGGCGGCAAGCCTGTGCACTACCTGTGCGACGAGGACGAGCACTGGTGGCCGGATATGGCCGACGTCGAAGCAAAGATCACCAAGCGCACCAAGGCAATCGTGATCATCAACCCGAACAACCCCACGGGAGCCGTGTACCCGCGGCACGTCCTGGAGCAGTTTGCCGCACTGGCGCGCAAACACCATTTGGTGCTCTTCTCGGACGAAATCTACGAGAAGATCCTGTACGAGGACTCGCAGCACATCCATACAGCCTCGGTGGCCGAGGACATCTGCGTCCTCACGTTCAGCGGCCTCTCCAAGGCGTACCGGATGCCGGGGTACCGCGCAGGCTGGGTGGCCGTCACGGGCCCGCTGGCGGCAACGCTGGCCTACCGGGAAGGCCTGGAGCTGCTGGCATCCCTGCGCCTGTGCCCCAATGTCCCCGCCCAGCACGCGATCCAGACGTGCCTCGGCGGCTATCAGAGCATCGAGGCCCTGGTCCGGCCGGGCGGCCGCCTCCGCGAGCAGCGGGACCGCGCCCATAAGCTGCTCACCGCCATTCCGGGCGTCACGTGTGTTCCCGCGGCGGCGGCCATGTACCTGTTTCCGCGTCTTGACCCGGAGCTCTACCCGTTCAAGAGCGATGAACAGTTCGTCCTGGACCTCCTGCGTGAACAGAAGATCCTGGTCTCACACGGCACGGCGTTCAACTGGCCCCGGCCGGACCACTTCCGCTTCGTCATCCTTCCGTCGGTGGAGGACATCGAGGAAGCAGTGCGCCGGATCGCCGCGTTCCTCGCCTCGTACCGGACCGGCGTGGTGGACGACGCCTAG
- a CDS encoding sensor histidine kinase translates to MTQPAAGPGNDSPPAEGASPAWDALLADWIDRFFGRLGVRGRVVMSQLPLPVTLSLIVVTAAIFSPATLADDAFRIALLAHAALFGLCLAVPWGKLHPEAFTLIPVLDCVAIGFTRQAGGPSFNVLSLLLVFPVVWLSVSGRRHRVVLAVLATVLSTVVPAAALGADPAQGSMIRTIFLPLLMAAIAVTAHVVAGALHRQRGTLVRKDRDLAATLAESVRRQRLLDAVLSAVDVGVWVVDAKGQDVLTNRAMRTDPSLARLVPATGSPQLFYGDRTTLVPPDGFPAARASRGEAFTNELYWAGEGSGQRAYSVSGRAIPSPDGDNTGAVVTFAEVTTLINALAAKDNFVATVSHELRTPLTSILGYLELVIDEPGHEDIQAELRIVERNAVYLLGLVNDLIAVASESVELVLQETDIAGLLAAAVAADHEKAALCGAALVLDTEEPLTARVDPVRIRQVAGNLISNAVKYSPDGGRITVRARRNGEKLVCSITDTGIGMTKEDQEQAFAKFFRSARSRDTAIPGAGLGLPISKTIIEGHGGSISLTSAPGEGTTVSFVLPAAHG, encoded by the coding sequence ATGACGCAACCGGCGGCAGGGCCGGGCAATGACAGTCCACCAGCAGAGGGCGCATCGCCCGCCTGGGATGCGCTGTTGGCCGACTGGATCGACCGGTTTTTCGGCAGGCTCGGAGTCCGGGGCCGTGTGGTGATGAGCCAGCTTCCTCTGCCCGTTACCTTGTCCCTGATAGTTGTTACTGCCGCGATCTTCAGCCCGGCAACGCTGGCGGACGACGCGTTCAGGATTGCCTTGCTGGCACATGCCGCGTTGTTCGGCCTCTGCCTGGCCGTTCCCTGGGGGAAGCTGCACCCCGAAGCGTTCACGCTGATACCGGTCCTGGACTGCGTTGCCATCGGATTCACGCGGCAAGCGGGCGGCCCAAGCTTCAACGTCCTGAGCCTGCTGCTGGTTTTCCCGGTGGTCTGGCTGTCGGTGAGCGGGCGCAGGCACCGGGTTGTCCTGGCAGTCCTCGCCACCGTACTCAGCACCGTCGTCCCTGCCGCCGCCCTGGGAGCGGACCCGGCGCAGGGTTCCATGATCCGGACCATCTTCTTGCCGCTCCTGATGGCTGCCATCGCGGTGACGGCCCACGTGGTGGCCGGCGCCCTCCACCGGCAACGCGGGACGCTGGTCCGGAAGGACCGTGACCTGGCAGCAACCCTCGCCGAGAGCGTCCGACGCCAGCGGCTGCTTGATGCCGTGCTTTCAGCCGTTGATGTGGGCGTCTGGGTGGTGGACGCAAAGGGTCAGGATGTGCTGACCAACAGGGCGATGCGGACCGACCCCTCGTTGGCCCGGCTGGTCCCCGCCACGGGATCTCCTCAGCTCTTTTATGGTGACAGGACCACCCTAGTGCCGCCGGACGGGTTCCCGGCAGCGCGGGCGTCCCGCGGTGAGGCCTTCACCAATGAGCTGTACTGGGCCGGCGAGGGTAGCGGGCAACGGGCCTATTCCGTCAGCGGCCGCGCCATTCCGTCCCCGGACGGGGACAACACGGGGGCCGTGGTCACCTTCGCCGAGGTGACCACGCTGATCAACGCCCTCGCTGCCAAGGACAACTTCGTCGCCACGGTGTCCCACGAGCTGCGCACGCCGCTGACGTCAATACTCGGTTACCTGGAACTGGTCATCGACGAACCGGGCCACGAGGACATACAGGCTGAGCTGCGGATCGTGGAGCGGAATGCCGTCTACCTTCTGGGCCTTGTGAATGACCTGATTGCCGTCGCTTCTGAAAGCGTGGAGCTCGTCCTGCAGGAGACGGACATTGCAGGCCTCCTCGCTGCCGCCGTGGCCGCCGACCACGAGAAGGCTGCACTCTGCGGAGCGGCCCTGGTGCTCGACACGGAAGAACCGCTGACTGCCCGGGTGGACCCGGTCAGGATCCGGCAGGTGGCGGGCAACCTGATCTCGAATGCGGTGAAGTACTCACCGGACGGCGGAAGGATCACCGTCCGGGCCCGCAGGAACGGCGAAAAGCTGGTCTGCTCAATCACCGACACGGGCATAGGTATGACGAAGGAAGATCAGGAACAGGCCTTTGCCAAGTTCTTTCGATCCGCACGGTCCCGCGATACGGCCATTCCGGGAGCAGGGCTTGGCCTTCCCATCAGCAAGACCATCATCGAAGGACACGGCGGATCAATCAGCCTCACCAGCGCCCCGGGAGAGGGCACAACGGTGTCTTTCGTCCTTCCCGCGGCCCACGGTTGA
- a CDS encoding glycoside hydrolase family 32 protein, whose product MSLRFLPSKLTPRALWVAVAAALALVLAAVAIVVGAGSQPGPGSPAADALADVAGAQAEAKKDAGRYGSFWLAGGDRSLEGLARPLRTDGVSDLRAIECADGWVAAARVGQDVFVRSSSQDQVVRAGSADIRRPDCVTAVAVEAMLSDLGARPEVPAPAESAFARPDGASAYRPGYHITPRENWMNDPQRPFWLDGLWHYYYLYNAGYPEENGTEWYHLTSTDLVHWKDEGVAIEKYKNGLGDIETGSAVVDYENSAGFGKGAVIAVMTQQDDGIQRQSLFYSTDKGYTFKPYEGNPVMDNPGEQHWRDPKIIRDNANNQWVMALAEGEKIGLYASANLKEWRYLSAFERKGLGILECPELFQLDVDGDPAKRTWVLAASANGAEEGKSTGVAYWTGTWDGTRFEPSDQKHQWLDDGSDFYAAVTWDDPRLTESQRMGSRHSIAWLNNWAYARKLPTDDWHGGADTLVRDIRLKTVSGKPTLVSMPTSALKSLEGDTATVEDRKLTPDGAAGLPVPDRGAYRLDLTLERAADDDGSEAKVELLAENGVFATVGYDFESGTAFVTRDGAAKETAGLAPDYGVLRRAESAPREGRVRLTVYVDHSSVEVFVNDGERTLTSLVFPAGAPKGLKALTKDGTLTLKSFSYTPMAATS is encoded by the coding sequence ATGTCGCTCAGGTTTCTCCCCAGCAAACTCACGCCACGGGCCCTATGGGTCGCGGTGGCCGCTGCCCTGGCGCTCGTCCTGGCGGCGGTAGCCATCGTGGTGGGTGCGGGGTCGCAGCCTGGCCCGGGCAGCCCCGCCGCGGACGCGCTGGCCGACGTCGCCGGCGCCCAGGCGGAGGCCAAAAAAGACGCCGGCCGCTATGGCTCGTTCTGGCTGGCCGGGGGCGACCGCAGCCTGGAGGGCCTGGCACGCCCGCTCCGGACCGACGGCGTTTCCGACCTCCGCGCCATTGAATGCGCCGATGGATGGGTGGCCGCCGCCAGGGTGGGGCAGGACGTCTTCGTACGCTCCAGCAGTCAGGACCAGGTGGTGCGGGCTGGCTCCGCGGACATCCGCCGCCCGGACTGCGTCACAGCTGTTGCAGTGGAGGCCATGCTGTCCGACCTGGGCGCACGGCCCGAGGTTCCGGCGCCGGCGGAGTCCGCGTTCGCGCGGCCGGACGGTGCCTCCGCCTACCGCCCGGGCTACCACATCACCCCCCGCGAAAACTGGATGAACGATCCGCAGCGGCCGTTCTGGCTGGACGGCCTCTGGCACTACTACTACCTCTACAACGCCGGCTACCCGGAGGAGAACGGCACTGAGTGGTACCACCTCACCAGCACCGACCTGGTGCATTGGAAGGACGAGGGGGTGGCCATTGAAAAGTACAAGAACGGCCTGGGCGACATCGAAACGGGCAGTGCCGTGGTGGATTACGAGAATTCCGCGGGGTTCGGCAAAGGTGCCGTCATCGCCGTCATGACTCAGCAGGACGACGGCATCCAGCGGCAGTCGCTGTTCTATTCCACCGACAAGGGCTACACATTCAAGCCCTACGAGGGGAACCCGGTGATGGACAACCCGGGGGAGCAGCACTGGCGCGATCCGAAGATCATCCGTGATAACGCGAACAACCAGTGGGTGATGGCCCTGGCGGAGGGCGAAAAGATAGGTCTGTACGCCTCCGCCAACCTGAAGGAATGGCGCTACCTTTCGGCCTTTGAACGCAAGGGACTGGGGATCCTTGAATGCCCGGAACTCTTCCAGCTCGACGTCGACGGCGATCCCGCCAAACGGACCTGGGTCCTTGCTGCCAGCGCCAACGGGGCCGAGGAAGGGAAGTCCACCGGCGTCGCCTATTGGACCGGGACCTGGGACGGGACCCGGTTCGAGCCTTCGGACCAGAAGCACCAGTGGCTGGACGACGGCTCCGACTTCTACGCCGCCGTGACCTGGGACGACCCCCGTCTCACGGAAAGCCAGCGCATGGGGTCGCGCCACTCCATCGCGTGGCTGAACAACTGGGCCTATGCCCGCAAGCTGCCCACCGACGACTGGCACGGGGGCGCCGACACTCTGGTCAGGGATATCCGGCTGAAGACGGTCTCCGGCAAGCCCACGCTCGTCTCCATGCCCACTAGTGCGCTGAAGTCGCTGGAAGGAGACACCGCCACCGTGGAAGACCGGAAACTGACTCCTGACGGTGCAGCCGGGCTACCCGTGCCTGACCGCGGAGCGTACCGGCTCGACCTCACGCTCGAACGCGCGGCAGACGACGACGGTTCCGAGGCCAAGGTGGAACTGCTCGCCGAAAACGGGGTCTTTGCCACAGTGGGCTATGACTTCGAATCGGGAACCGCCTTCGTCACGCGGGACGGTGCCGCCAAGGAAACGGCCGGACTCGCGCCCGATTACGGCGTGCTCCGGCGTGCGGAGTCCGCACCCCGCGAGGGCCGGGTCCGGCTGACGGTCTATGTGGACCACAGTTCCGTGGAAGTGTTCGTCAACGACGGCGAGAGAACCCTCACGTCTCTCGTGTTCCCTGCCGGGGCGCCTAAGGGCCTGAAGGCGCTGACGAAGGACGGGACGCTGACGCTCAAGTCGTTCAGCTATACACCGATGGCGGCCACGTCCTGA